The proteins below are encoded in one region of Amycolatopsis magusensis:
- a CDS encoding DUF4345 family protein encodes MTTIVPIGVAAFFLAMGAYALAAPAALVRPFRITADTPESRSEVRAVYGGFGLAVAAVLVLAVVDGGEFRRGVVVTVALALAGMAAGRVVSRLVDKATRFYPIWFYFGVEAVAAGLLLWTA; translated from the coding sequence ATGACGACGATCGTGCCCATCGGGGTGGCCGCCTTCTTTCTAGCGATGGGCGCCTACGCCCTCGCCGCGCCGGCGGCGCTGGTGCGCCCCTTCCGCATCACCGCCGACACGCCGGAAAGCCGGTCCGAGGTCCGGGCGGTCTACGGCGGGTTCGGCCTCGCCGTCGCCGCCGTGCTCGTGCTCGCCGTGGTCGACGGCGGGGAGTTCCGCCGCGGGGTGGTGGTCACCGTCGCGCTGGCGCTGGCCGGGATGGCCGCCGGACGGGTCGTTTCCCGGCTCGTCGACAAAGCCACTCGCTTCTACCCGATCTGGTTCTACTTCGGCGTCGAGGCGGTGGCCGCCGGGCTGTTGCTTTGGACGGCTTGA
- a CDS encoding helix-turn-helix transcriptional regulator, whose translation MNDVALPETCCAEATVWVGLGRAAYLGPSLRLREHSGSVHCFALGLDAPFTINGEPGVRSALIPARTPNHLESAGGRMLFLYRDPSTAWLDGLRARMTALDSVHIGHRDELVLAEEARGGRLPLLSPLTELADARISAALRLLRADREGRLSVAEVAKAVNLSASRLQHLFSAHTGTSFRRYRLWARMQHVGAAVSAGHTLTTAAVDAGFASPGHFSDSFRTMFGLSATRLLTPATRLVVLDRP comes from the coding sequence GTGAACGACGTGGCGCTTCCGGAAACGTGCTGCGCCGAGGCGACGGTGTGGGTCGGTCTCGGGCGGGCGGCCTACCTCGGGCCGTCGCTCCGGCTGCGGGAGCACTCGGGCTCGGTGCACTGCTTCGCGCTGGGCCTCGACGCGCCGTTCACCATCAACGGCGAACCGGGCGTGCGCAGCGCCCTGATCCCCGCGCGCACGCCGAACCACCTCGAGTCCGCGGGCGGGCGGATGTTGTTCCTCTACCGCGATCCGAGCACGGCGTGGCTGGACGGCTTGCGGGCTCGGATGACCGCGCTCGACTCCGTCCACATCGGACACCGGGACGAACTCGTCCTCGCGGAGGAAGCCCGCGGCGGCCGCTTGCCCCTGCTCTCACCGTTGACCGAGCTCGCCGACGCGCGGATCAGTGCCGCGCTCCGGCTCCTGCGTGCCGACCGCGAAGGCCGCTTGAGCGTGGCGGAGGTGGCGAAGGCGGTGAACCTGTCGGCCTCGCGACTCCAGCACCTGTTCTCCGCGCACACGGGCACGAGCTTCCGCCGCTACCGCCTGTGGGCGCGGATGCAGCACGTCGGCGCGGCGGTCAGCGCGGGCCACACCCTGACCACCGCCGCCGTCGACGCCGGTTTCGCCTCACCCGGTCACTTCAGCGACAGCTTCCGCACCATGTTCGGCCTCAGCGCCACCCGCCTGCTGACCCCGGCCACGCGCCTCGTCGTGCTCGACCGGCCGTGA
- a CDS encoding S1 family peptidase produces the protein MRLRSLAVLLGSALLALLGMIAPTTVAADEPTTGVQPFIIGGQHATSGPWAARLFLNGRQTCTSTIIAPQYILTAKHCVSGSGTYTFRVGSLDQTTGGTMATGSTITRYPGSADLAIVRLTTAVNATYSPLGTTADVSTGQTVQVYGWGATSQCGSEINCQSRYLKYANVRVNSVNCSDYYGGVSVCANRIDGITAGGDSGGPMFASGRQVGVASTSDRSNNTAYTNITRYRSWISQVAGV, from the coding sequence ATGCGCTTGCGCTCTTTGGCCGTCCTGCTCGGCAGCGCTTTGCTGGCTTTGCTCGGGATGATCGCGCCCACCACCGTCGCCGCGGACGAACCCACCACCGGGGTGCAGCCGTTCATCATCGGCGGCCAGCACGCCACCAGCGGCCCGTGGGCCGCCCGGCTGTTCCTCAACGGCAGGCAGACCTGCACCTCGACGATCATCGCGCCGCAGTACATCCTCACCGCGAAGCACTGCGTGAGCGGCAGCGGCACCTACACCTTCCGCGTCGGCAGCCTGGACCAGACCACCGGCGGCACGATGGCCACCGGCAGCACGATCACCCGCTACCCCGGCTCCGCCGACCTGGCGATCGTCCGGCTGACCACCGCGGTCAACGCCACCTACTCCCCGCTCGGCACCACCGCCGACGTCTCGACCGGCCAGACCGTGCAGGTCTACGGCTGGGGCGCGACCAGCCAGTGCGGCTCGGAGATCAACTGCCAGTCCCGCTACCTGAAGTACGCCAACGTGCGGGTCAACTCGGTCAACTGCAGCGACTACTACGGCGGCGTCTCGGTGTGCGCCAACCGGATCGACGGCATCACCGCGGGCGGTGACTCGGGCGGCCCGATGTTCGCCTCCGGCCGCCAGGTCGGCGTCGCCTCCACGAGCGACCGCTCCAACAACACCGCGTACACGAACATCACCCGGTACCGCAGCTGGATCTCCCAGGTCGCCGGCGTCTGA